A single genomic interval of Alteromonas sp. CI.11.F.A3 harbors:
- a CDS encoding ExeA family protein, giving the protein MYLYHFGIRELPFTLTPNTSFFYGLPSHIEASEVLLTALKSGEGFIKVTGEVGTGKTLICRKFLNELPAHFQSAYIPNPLLSPDELRRAVASELGVDIGQTCDQQRFTQCIQERLIDINAQQRSAVLVIDEAQALPVESIEALRLMTNLETESRKLLQVVLFGQPELNQKLSMPELRQLKQRITFSYSLSHMDTDQIYHYVKHRLVVAGHPGEEVFDLACCRLMFMATKGTPRLVNVLCHKAMMLAYGEGKYKVDVSHIKLAIADTEATTLPWYASLALWPSLVAAGAVVSVTLASMLEFGGMA; this is encoded by the coding sequence ATGTACTTGTATCATTTTGGCATTAGAGAGCTTCCGTTTACTTTAACGCCAAACACCAGTTTTTTTTATGGCCTACCCAGTCATATTGAAGCCAGTGAGGTGTTACTCACTGCGCTTAAATCTGGTGAGGGTTTTATTAAGGTTACTGGTGAAGTCGGTACAGGCAAAACCCTTATTTGTCGAAAGTTTCTTAATGAGTTACCCGCGCATTTTCAATCAGCCTATATTCCTAACCCTCTTTTAAGCCCAGACGAGTTGCGCCGTGCAGTGGCAAGCGAGCTAGGAGTAGATATTGGTCAAACCTGCGATCAGCAGCGTTTCACCCAATGTATTCAAGAGCGACTTATCGATATTAATGCCCAGCAGCGAAGTGCTGTTTTGGTCATTGATGAAGCGCAAGCGTTACCGGTTGAAAGTATTGAAGCGCTGCGTTTAATGACTAATTTAGAGACAGAAAGCCGCAAACTATTGCAGGTGGTGTTGTTTGGGCAGCCAGAGCTCAATCAAAAGCTTTCAATGCCAGAACTGCGACAGCTAAAGCAGCGCATTACATTCAGTTACTCGCTATCGCACATGGATACCGACCAAATATACCATTACGTAAAACATCGCTTAGTAGTAGCAGGGCATCCAGGAGAAGAGGTGTTCGACTTAGCGTGTTGCCGACTCATGTTTATGGCCACGAAGGGCACGCCAAGACTGGTCAACGTATTGTGTCATAAGGCCATGATGCTGGCGTACGGCGAAGGTAAGTACAAAGTGGATGTATCACACATTAAATTGGCGATTGCTGATACCGAAGCCACTACATTGCCTTGGTACGCTTCTCTTGCATTGTGGCCTTCTTTGGTAGCAGCTGGTGCAGTGGTTTCGGTTACCCTTGCCAGTATGCTCGAGTTTGGGGGTATGGCATGA
- a CDS encoding tetratricopeptide repeat protein, with protein MSVVNKMLKDLEAREGVEQSQARYEAPQKKSVSALTVVVVLLVIVTIALVTWVLLNPAPSVSSSVSPVSLSTPSNASAQPSISQNDDTDAQQILSKTVQTSAQVAPDTSSDTAKNIEGKQGKEDKEGEPQKSPSPVAANVTPSANLNPITSPDTHSTGIAEAQTASKSVESLKTVESAPVPRFSKQVDNTKSAPAIDEQVRLALDNNDYNTAIGLMQQKVQSHPSDSGAKKKLASLLFASGQVEQAQALLQRMLVNTPNDHSVRLMLSRLYVKQGLTEVAIKNASEAISSSSNPLSIELLSFRANLLQQHGVFDKSLNDYLALTKRRPLEPKWWLGAAISADSLQHSALALSAFSKVIQIDTQQALSPDVHHYVQERIARLREVVNE; from the coding sequence ATGAGTGTTGTGAATAAAATGCTGAAGGATCTTGAAGCTCGCGAGGGCGTTGAACAATCGCAAGCCCGCTATGAAGCTCCACAGAAAAAGTCAGTAAGTGCGCTTACTGTCGTTGTTGTGTTATTGGTTATCGTGACCATCGCGTTAGTTACGTGGGTGCTGCTTAACCCCGCGCCATCGGTTTCATCATCGGTGTCGCCCGTCTCCTTGTCTACGCCGTCTAATGCAAGTGCTCAACCAAGCATTTCACAAAACGACGATACGGATGCGCAGCAGATTTTATCAAAAACGGTACAGACGTCTGCCCAAGTTGCACCGGACACTTCTTCAGATACGGCGAAAAACATAGAGGGTAAGCAAGGTAAAGAGGATAAAGAGGGGGAACCTCAGAAAAGCCCGAGCCCGGTTGCTGCTAATGTAACCCCTAGTGCAAACCTTAACCCTATAACTAGCCCAGATACTCACTCCACTGGCATTGCTGAAGCGCAGACTGCATCGAAGTCGGTAGAGAGCTTAAAAACAGTCGAGTCGGCACCCGTGCCACGCTTTTCAAAACAGGTCGATAACACTAAAAGCGCCCCTGCGATAGACGAGCAAGTTCGTTTAGCCCTTGATAATAACGACTACAACACAGCCATTGGGCTGATGCAGCAGAAAGTGCAAAGCCACCCAAGTGATAGTGGTGCTAAGAAGAAGCTAGCGTCCTTACTCTTTGCCAGCGGCCAAGTAGAACAAGCGCAGGCATTGTTACAACGAATGCTTGTGAATACACCCAATGATCACAGCGTTCGCCTTATGTTGTCGCGGTTGTATGTGAAGCAAGGGCTAACCGAAGTAGCGATAAAAAACGCGAGTGAGGCTATTTCTTCATCCAGTAACCCCTTATCTATTGAGTTACTTAGTTTTAGAGCGAATCTACTGCAGCAACATGGCGTGTTCGACAAGTCACTTAATGATTATTTAGCGTTAACTAAGCGGCGACCTTTAGAGCCCAAGTGGTGGTTAGGTGCTGCGATAAGTGCTGACAGTCTGCAACATTCTGCGTTGGCGTTAAGCGCTTTCTCCAAAGTAATACAGATTGATACGCAGCAGGCCCTATCACCAGACGTACACCATTATGTGCAAGAGCGCATAGCTAGGCTTCGGGAAGTAGTAAATGAATAA